GGCGTGGGCCATTGGATTATTCAGGTTGATGCTCGAAAGCATGATTTGAATCATCGACATGGAACCACGACCTCCTTTCTGGGCGGCCCCATACCGTAGCAGGCATGCCATGGCCTGTCAATCAGCTCTCTGAGTGCTTGGAAATTTCAAATGACACAGGGCGCCCCATTCTTAGGGCGTTCTTAGTGTTAAGGGAGTGAACACCAATGCCCCGATCTTGACGGATTACCCGTACACCTTCTACGTTCCACTCGAAGGCCAATATCAGGGGCTGCTCTTACGGGCGAACTCCAGCAGACTATCACGGTCCAAGACGAGAAGAACCCCGTGTTCATGGTTCGGCAGCTTGCGATGCAACTCGATCGGCCCGAGCATCGGGTCCTATCGCTTTGACTGCGCTGCCGCAGACTTAGAAAGAATGGCGTACCACCAAATGAACGAAACTTACATGACGCGCGAAGTTGCTCTGGATTATGCGACCAGAATCCTCCGGGAGCGCTACCCAGGAGCCCAACTTGCCTTCGCTGCCGGATCGATCATACGTGGCGAAGGCACTTCAACCTCTGATCTCGATCTGGTGGTAATCTTCGACAAACTTTCTCAGGCATATCGGGAATCCTTCCTGTTTGAGGGGCTTCCCGTGGAAGCCTTCGTTCACGATCCCGAGACCCTTGCCTATTTCTGTTGGCAGATGGATCGAAAAGAGGGGATTCCCTCACTGCCAACCATGCTCGCAGATGGCGTTGCTTTGCCAGCTTCTTCCCAACTTGCAGAAGAACTTGTCTTGATGGGCAAGAAAGTTCTAGAAGCGGGGCCAGAGCCGATGAGCACGGAGGAAATATCAAGACGGCGGTATCACCTGGGGGAGTTGCTGGACGATCTTCGGGCGCCCCGTTCCAAGGTTGAGATGATGGCTATTGGTACGGCCTTGTACGGACCGTTGGCTGATTTTGCGCTTCGCCAACGCGGCGTCTATTCAGCGACTGGCAAATGGATTCCGCGTCGGCTTCAGGCGACTGACGAACAGCTCCACGATCGCTTTCACCAAGCTTTCGAGCAACTCTTCAGAGAAAGTGCGTCTGCGGAAGTGATTGCACTGGTTGAGGATGTTCTAGCACCTGTCGATGGTCCCCTATTCGAAGACTACCGCCTGGATGCGCCCAAAGAATGGCGGCAAAAGGTATTTGAGGTATGAATGCTACTTGGGTGAGCCACGGCCTGGCTGCGCGGCGTAACCATGCGCCACGGATCACCCAGCCAGTTGAGCCCTCAACGCTTTCCTCGGGCATTGAATTCCTCGCGTGGCGCCTGCTGCCGAAGCCTTGGTTGACTGTAGAATATTTGTTCGATATCATGTCCAACCTAGAAACGATATAGGGCATGCATCCAGAGATGCTCGCGAATGAGGCCTGTTGGCGGTGCCGTCAACGAAAAGGATGCCTTGATCACGCATAAAGAGCGTAGAGCAAGACGCGGCTTCCAGTGCGATGTTTACGGAGAGCGGATGTTCTTGTCAAAGCTTTTGTGAATAGTAGAAAATGAGCAACTCTGACGCTCAAACAACGAACAGGAGACAAATGAATCCCGCCGAATCCGCCGCCACCCCAACGAGTACAGACCTCACCCTCGATACCGCGACGGCCTCCCGGAACCGGCTCGTCATCTCCCTGCTACTCGTCTCGACCTTTGTGGTCATTCTCAATGAGACGATCATGGGCGTGGCCATCCCACACCTGATGCATGACCTCGGGATCACCGCCAGCACTGCGCAATGGCTGACCACGGCCTTCATGCTGACCATGGCGGTCGTCATCCCGGTCACCGGCTTCTTGCTACAGCGGCTCAACACCCGACCGGTCTTCATGCTGGCGATGACCACCTTCAGCCTCGGCACCCTTGTCGCAGCCCTGGCTCCCGGCCTACCGGTGTTGCTCGTCGGTCGCATCATTCAGGCGATCGGTACGGCCATTATGATGCCTCTGCTCATGACCACCATCATGACCCTGGTCCCACCGGAGTCCCGTGGCAAGACGATGGGCAACATCTCGATCGTCATCTCGGTGGCCCCTGCCATCGGGCCCACCCTTTCAGGGATCATCCTCAGCCAGCTGACCTGGCGCTGGATGTTCTGGCTGGTGCTGCCGATCGCCCTGGGCTCACTGATCCTGGGCGCGACGCGCATCTCGAACGTCGCGACCACCAACGATGCCCCCCTTGACGTGCCCTCGGTCATTCTTTCGGTCTTCGGCTTTGGTGGCCTGGTCTATGGCCTCAACAAGATCGGTGAAATGGCGAGCAATGCCGGATCTGTCGCCGGCTGGGCGCCTCTTGCTGTCGGCGCCGTGGCGCTCGTCGCCTTCATCGCACGCCAGCTCTGGCTCCAGCGTAAGGATCGCGCTCTGCTCGACCTGCGGACGCTGACCTCGCGTAACTTCACGCTCTGCGTGACCGCGCTCGCCATCAGCATGATGGCGCTCTTCGGCACCTTCATCCTGTTGCCCATCTACATGCAGAACGTGCTGGGTCTGGACCCGCTGAAGTGCGGCCTGCTGCTCCTCCCCGGCGGCCTCATCATGGGCCTGATGGCCCCTCCGGTCGGGCGCTTCTACGATCGCCACGGTCCCACCTTTCTGGTCGTGCCCGGTACTCTCATGGCTTCGGCCGTCCTTTGGTGGATGACGACGATAAGCCCGAACACGCCGGTTCCCGCGCTCTTGATCGCGCACGTCGTGCTCAGTGTGGGCTTGGCCCTGACCTTTACCCCGATCTACACCGCCGGTCTCGGCTCGCTGCCGTCCAAGCTCTACTCTCACGGCAGTGCCCTCGTCGGCACCATCCAGCAACTGGCAGGCGCCGCGGGTGCTGCGCTCTTCGTCGCTTTGATGTCGCTGCAAACGACTGCCCTGCTGTCCAAAGGGCTGTCGCAAGTGGCGGCCACTGCCGGCGGCATTCGCGTCGCCTTTGTGTGGGGCGCCGTCATCTCGATGTTCGCTGTCGCAGCTGCGTTTTTCGTGAAGAAGCCGCTCGATGGCGGGCCGTCCCACGGGTAAGCGACATCCCGAAGGTCGGCAATAAACGGTAAGCAATCAAAATCGGCCTCGATGACGATATCGTCATCGAGGCCGATTGGCGTATTTACCGGATCACGCGAGGCATCGTGACAGACGTCCTCACGCAGGGCCTATCTTGTTAGGTCGACGGCTGTGGATCTGAGGCCTTCGCCGATAGGCTGGATCGCGTTGATGACGAACTCCCTTATAAATGGAGCGTGGCAAGGGCCTCGACAGGAATCGCCTGACTCTGCTCACGCGACTCGGCATGGTCAGCCTGAGGCCTCAGACGCATCCAACCCAGCATCCCCAGGCCGAAGAGCGCCATGGCTCCGCCCCACAAGAGGTTGAGGTTGTATCCCAGAGAGATCCGATAGAGGGATGGTTCAGTCGTGAGGCCGTAAACGGCCAAAAGCCCGCCGAGGATCAGGAACATCAAGCCAATCGGCATGCGAATATCGAGCATGATTCCTCCTACTTGAACACGAAGTTCAGGGCGACGGTGAGGCACAGCACCACTCCCCCGAGCAAGGCCGGCCGACGGTACCAGGCTATCGCCGTGGCGTCATGCTTGGGCGTCAGGCTGTAGACCAGGCCCGCCAGCTCTTTGTCGGGGCGAGGCGAGGTGAACAGGCTGATCAGGACCGTGCTGCCGAGACAGAAGCCGAAGGCGTAGATGGCGGCGTAGAAATTGGCGGCCATATCGCTCGGATAGTGTAGCGCCCCCATCTTGAGCAGGACGTAGTGGCCCATGGCGGTCAGGGTGCCGACCACCAGGCCCCAGAAGGCCCCATGGCCCGTCGTACGTTTCCAGAACATGCCCAAGAGGAAGGTCGCGAAGAGCGGCGCGTTGAAGAAGGAGAAGAGCAGTTGCAGGTAGTCCATGATGTTCTTGAAGTTCATGGCGATGTAGGCCGCCCCGACCGAGATCAGGATCCCTGCGAACGTCGCTGCCCGCCCCATCCAGAGGTAATGGGCGTCTGAGCCATCCTTCTTGATGTAGGCCTGGTAGATGTCATAGGTCCAGACCGTGTTGAAGGCCGTCACGTTACCTGCCATCCCTGACATGAACGAGGCCAAGAGGGCCGTGAGGCCCAGGCCGAGCATGCCGGACGGGTAGTAGTGCTGCAGGAGCATCGGGAGCGCCATGTTGTAGTCATAGCCCCCACCCGGCAACTGGGTGAGTAAGGGGGCGGCGCCGCGCAGCGGATGAAGGGTGAGGGCGATCGCGATGAGCCCCGGGGTGATGACCAGGAACGGGAAGAGCATCTTGGGCACCGCGGCGATCAAGGGCGTGTTCCGCGCCGCGTTCATGTCCTGCGCGGCCATGGCGCGCTGGACCACCAGGAAGTCCGTGCACCAGTAGCCGAACGAGAGCACGAAGCCCAGACCCATCGCCATGCCGAGCCACTCGATGCCCATGGGGTTGCTGCTCGCAGAGCCCAGGCCCTGCCAGGCGTGAGCAAAGCCGTCCGGCATGCGCGCGACCAGTCCTTCCCAGCCGCCGACGTCCTTGAGCCCCAGCATCACCAAGGGGGCGAAGCCGAAGACGATGAGGAAGAACTGGAGCACCTCGTTGTAGATACTGGAGGTGAGGCCGCCCAGGATGGTGTAGGCGAGCACTACCACCGCCGAGACCAGGATGCTCGCGTGGATCGACCAGCCGAGAAGCAGCTGGAACACCAAGGCCATGGCGTACATGTTGATGCCCGAGGCGAGTACCGTCATGGCCGCGAACGAGATGGCGTTGAGGCCCCGGGTCTTCTCGTCGAAGCGCAGCTTGAGGTACTCGGGCACGCTACGGGCCTTGGAGCCGTAGTAGAAGGGCATCATGAAGATGCCCACGAAGACCATGGCCGGGATGGCGCCGACCCAGTAGAAGTGGTTGGTCAACAGACCGTACTTGGCCCCGTTCGCGGCCATTCCCATGACCTCGAGCGCGCCGAGATTCGCCGATAGGAAGGCGAGGCCCGCGATCCAACCCGGGATCCGGCGCCCCGAACTGAAGAAGTCGTCGGCGTTCTTCACGCTACGCTTGAGCGCAAAGCCGATCCCGAGGACGAAGACGGCGTAGATGATAAGAACCGCGTAGTCAATCCAGCTAGGGTGCATCAGGGAAGCCTTTCTAGCAAGAAAATCCGCTGACGGGGGTACTATTGCTTACCCTTCAATTTTGACACAAAAACGAGACAAGTGCAGGTTGTTTTGGTTTCGGTTTGGCCGGCGATGCGGGGGCCAAACCGACGAGGCGGGTTTAGCGCCCCAAGAGCCGCGGAGCCAATTTCAGGTCGGCGGTTATTGCCAAGTCGCCGGCGTTCTTGCCGACTGCCAACCGGTAGGTTCCTTTCGAAAGGCGCCAGCGGCCGGCTTTCGCGTCGAACCGCGACAGCAAGCGCGGATCGATCGTCATCGTGATGCGCCGCGCCTCCCCGGGACGAAGCTCGACGTGCTCGAAGCCCAGCAAGCGAGCGCGCTTTTCGCCCGCTGCTTCCGTCAGGTAGACCTGAGGCACATCCGCACCCGATCGGCCGCCGACGTTTTGCACGGTGAAACTGGCCGTCGGCGCCTCGCCTCCGCTGACCGTGAAGTCACGATAGGCGAATTTTGTATAGCTCAGCCCGTGCCCAAAGGCATACAGGGGCTTTGCCCCGGTCTTGGCGTACCAGCGATAACCCACCTCGGCGCCTTCGCGATAATGGGCCGTGACCGGCGCCCCGTAGGGAGTGCCGAAGCCCGGTAACTCTGGCCGAGGCGTCTGCGCCGCGTTGGCTGGGAATGTCATCGGCAGTCGGCCGGACGGATTGACCTTGCCGGTCAGGATCTCAGCGATCGCTTGGCCACCGGCCTGCCCGGGGAACCAGGCTTCGACGATGGCCTTCACCTTGCTATGCCACGGCATCGCAATCGGATTGCCGGTTTCGAGCACGACGAGGGTGTTGGGGTTCGCCGCGGCCACCGCCTCGATCAGCGCATCCTGCCCGAACGGCAGCGACATGTCGGGGCTGTCGAACTCTTCGCTCTCATGCCGAACCCCGAAGACGATCGCAAGATCCGATCGCCGTGCCAGAGCGGCCGCCTCGGCCGGAGAGGCCCCGGGGTTGTAACTGAAGGAGGCGTCCGGGAGCAACTTCCTCAACTCCGCGAGCGGCGAGGAGGGGAGGAAACTCATATTGCGAACCGCCGCCATGTTGCCTTCGCCGCCGAGCGGGACGGTCGCAGCGAAGCCGCCCGGTGGTGTGACCATGCTCGAGCCGCCACCGGCCAGCACGCCCAGATGCGCCTGACCGCCGATCACCGCGATTCGTTGCTTGCCGGCCGCGATGGGGAGCATGCCCTCGTTCTTCAAGAGCACGATCCCCTGGCGAGCGACTTCAAGCGCCGCCGCGTGATGCTGCGCCGTGTCGATCGCAGGTTGGGGCGGGGGCTGGTCCAAGCCGACCGCGTAGATGGAGCGCAGGATGCGGCGGACCATGTCGGAGAGGCGAGACTTTGGAAATTGCCCCTGGGCGTAAGCCTCCTTGAGCGGCTGATCGAACCAGATTCGCTCGTC
This genomic window from bacterium contains:
- a CDS encoding sodium:solute symporter family protein; translation: MHPSWIDYAVLIIYAVFVLGIGFALKRSVKNADDFFSSGRRIPGWIAGLAFLSANLGALEVMGMAANGAKYGLLTNHFYWVGAIPAMVFVGIFMMPFYYGSKARSVPEYLKLRFDEKTRGLNAISFAAMTVLASGINMYAMALVFQLLLGWSIHASILVSAVVVLAYTILGGLTSSIYNEVLQFFLIVFGFAPLVMLGLKDVGGWEGLVARMPDGFAHAWQGLGSASSNPMGIEWLGMAMGLGFVLSFGYWCTDFLVVQRAMAAQDMNAARNTPLIAAVPKMLFPFLVITPGLIAIALTLHPLRGAAPLLTQLPGGGYDYNMALPMLLQHYYPSGMLGLGLTALLASFMSGMAGNVTAFNTVWTYDIYQAYIKKDGSDAHYLWMGRAATFAGILISVGAAYIAMNFKNIMDYLQLLFSFFNAPLFATFLLGMFWKRTTGHGAFWGLVVGTLTAMGHYVLLKMGALHYPSDMAANFYAAIYAFGFCLGSTVLISLFTSPRPDKELAGLVYSLTPKHDATAIAWYRRPALLGGVVLCLTVALNFVFK
- a CDS encoding glycoside hydrolase family 3 protein; this encodes MTDAERFSLVMGLMPMGFDGARDPRVPSDARPSAGYVPGVPRLGIPALRETDGSLGITNPSGFRAGDTATALPAGLALGATFNPKLARETGVILGREARAKGFNVLLGGGMNLARDPRNGRNFEYLSEDPLLSAVLASEQVIGTQAQGVISTIKHFSLNANETNRHRLDAIIDPTAHRESDLLAFQMALERSEPGAVMSAYNKVNGVHASGNDLLLNGVLKGDWGYRGWVMSDWGAVHGWRDALHGLDQESGSQLDERIWFDQPLKEAYAQGQFPKSRLSDMVRRILRSIYAVGLDQPPPQPAIDTAQHHAAALEVARQGIVLLKNEGMLPIAAGKQRIAVIGGQAHLGVLAGGGSSMVTPPGGFAATVPLGGEGNMAAVRNMSFLPSSPLAELRKLLPDASFSYNPGASPAEAAALARRSDLAIVFGVRHESEEFDSPDMSLPFGQDALIEAVAAANPNTLVVLETGNPIAMPWHSKVKAIVEAWFPGQAGGQAIAEILTGKVNPSGRLPMTFPANAAQTPRPELPGFGTPYGAPVTAHYREGAEVGYRWYAKTGAKPLYAFGHGLSYTKFAYRDFTVSGGEAPTASFTVQNVGGRSGADVPQVYLTEAAGEKRARLLGFEHVELRPGEARRITMTIDPRLLSRFDAKAGRWRLSKGTYRLAVGKNAGDLAITADLKLAPRLLGR
- a CDS encoding multidrug efflux MFS transporter is translated as MSNSDAQTTNRRQMNPAESAATPTSTDLTLDTATASRNRLVISLLLVSTFVVILNETIMGVAIPHLMHDLGITASTAQWLTTAFMLTMAVVIPVTGFLLQRLNTRPVFMLAMTTFSLGTLVAALAPGLPVLLVGRIIQAIGTAIMMPLLMTTIMTLVPPESRGKTMGNISIVISVAPAIGPTLSGIILSQLTWRWMFWLVLPIALGSLILGATRISNVATTNDAPLDVPSVILSVFGFGGLVYGLNKIGEMASNAGSVAGWAPLAVGAVALVAFIARQLWLQRKDRALLDLRTLTSRNFTLCVTALAISMMALFGTFILLPIYMQNVLGLDPLKCGLLLLPGGLIMGLMAPPVGRFYDRHGPTFLVVPGTLMASAVLWWMTTISPNTPVPALLIAHVVLSVGLALTFTPIYTAGLGSLPSKLYSHGSALVGTIQQLAGAAGAALFVALMSLQTTALLSKGLSQVAATAGGIRVAFVWGAVISMFAVAAAFFVKKPLDGGPSHG
- a CDS encoding nucleotidyltransferase domain-containing protein; translated protein: MNETYMTREVALDYATRILRERYPGAQLAFAAGSIIRGEGTSTSDLDLVVIFDKLSQAYRESFLFEGLPVEAFVHDPETLAYFCWQMDRKEGIPSLPTMLADGVALPASSQLAEELVLMGKKVLEAGPEPMSTEEISRRRYHLGELLDDLRAPRSKVEMMAIGTALYGPLADFALRQRGVYSATGKWIPRRLQATDEQLHDRFHQAFEQLFRESASAEVIALVEDVLAPVDGPLFEDYRLDAPKEWRQKVFEV